The following are encoded in a window of Mycobacterium sp. ELW1 genomic DNA:
- a CDS encoding NTP transferase domain-containing protein: MSKQGRSAGVLLAAGAGTRYGMPKVLAAQGEWLRSAVGALAGGGCGDVVVVLGAAIVDVPAHARAVVADEWQRGMGVSLRTGLAALSDADYAVILTVDTPDIGADVVARVLGAAYESPSGLARATYGGRPGHPVVIAREHWPALRATLDGDEGARRFLAARTDVVAVDCADLATGRDIDER; encoded by the coding sequence ATGTCCAAACAAGGCCGATCGGCCGGCGTCCTGCTGGCGGCCGGTGCGGGTACCCGCTACGGCATGCCGAAAGTGCTTGCCGCCCAGGGTGAATGGCTGCGTTCCGCGGTCGGGGCGCTGGCCGGCGGCGGCTGCGGTGACGTGGTGGTTGTGTTGGGCGCGGCGATTGTCGACGTTCCGGCGCACGCCCGTGCGGTGGTCGCCGACGAGTGGCAGCGCGGGATGGGGGTTTCCCTGCGCACCGGACTGGCGGCGCTATCGGACGCCGATTACGCGGTGATCCTCACCGTCGACACCCCAGACATCGGCGCGGACGTCGTCGCTCGGGTGCTCGGGGCCGCGTACGAGTCGCCGTCCGGTCTGGCCCGGGCCACCTACGGCGGGCGGCCCGGCCATCCGGTCGTCATCGCCCGCGAGCACTGGCCGGCATTGCGGGCCACGCTGGACGGCGACGAGGGCGCACGGCGGTTCCTGGCGGCCCGCACCGATGTGGTGGCGGTCGACTGTGCCGACCTCGCCACCGGGCGCGACATCGACGAGCGCTAA
- a CDS encoding STAS domain-containing protein has translation MSHSHDCHTARFTTIWPDETVGIITVQGELDASNAIAFADHVDACARVGDRLVLDLSPLSFFGTAGFSALHTINVRCANASARWVMVTGDAVSRLLRVCDPDHTLPVADSVREAVELLDGEPRRLLQLVPEPS, from the coding sequence GTGTCGCATTCACATGATTGCCACACCGCTCGCTTCACTACTATCTGGCCCGACGAGACCGTCGGGATCATCACCGTCCAGGGCGAGCTCGACGCGTCCAATGCCATCGCCTTCGCCGACCACGTCGACGCATGCGCACGCGTTGGCGACCGTCTGGTCCTGGACCTGAGCCCGCTCAGCTTCTTCGGAACCGCGGGATTCTCGGCGCTGCACACCATCAACGTCCGCTGCGCCAACGCTTCGGCACGTTGGGTGATGGTGACCGGGGACGCGGTGTCGCGGCTGTTGCGGGTCTGCGATCCCGACCACACGCTGCCGGTGGCCGACTCCGTGCGGGAGGCCGTCGAACTGCTCGACGGCGAACCCCGCCGGCTACTCCAACTGGTCCCGGAGCCGAGTTAG
- a CDS encoding RNA polymerase sigma factor SigF: MFRELAKVDPDSAQFQRQRDRIVERCLPLADHIARRFDGRGEPRDDLVQVARVGLVNAVIRYDVETGSDFVSFAVPTIMGEVRRHFRDNSWSVKVPRRLKELHLRLGAATSELSQRLGRAPTASELAEELGMEREEVVEGLVAGSSYNTLSIDSGGSGSDEDAPAIVDTLGDVDLSLDQIENREALRPLLAQLPERERTVLLLRFFESLTQTQIAERVGISQMHVSRLLAKSLTRLRDQLE, from the coding sequence ATGTTCCGGGAGTTGGCGAAGGTGGATCCTGACTCCGCCCAGTTCCAGCGCCAGCGCGATCGCATCGTCGAGCGCTGCCTGCCGCTGGCCGACCACATCGCCCGCCGCTTCGACGGCCGCGGCGAACCCCGAGACGACCTCGTTCAGGTAGCCCGCGTCGGCCTTGTGAACGCGGTCATCCGCTACGACGTCGAGACCGGTTCGGACTTCGTGTCATTCGCGGTCCCCACCATCATGGGTGAGGTCCGACGCCACTTCCGGGACAACAGCTGGTCGGTCAAGGTGCCTCGCCGGCTCAAGGAACTGCACCTGCGACTCGGCGCGGCGACCTCGGAACTGTCCCAGCGGCTGGGGCGCGCACCGACCGCCTCCGAACTCGCCGAAGAACTCGGCATGGAGCGCGAAGAGGTCGTCGAGGGTCTGGTCGCGGGCAGTTCGTACAACACCCTGTCGATCGACAGCGGCGGCAGCGGCAGCGACGAGGACGCGCCGGCGATCGTCGACACCTTGGGTGACGTCGATTTGAGCCTGGATCAGATCGAGAACCGGGAGGCGTTGCGTCCGCTGCTCGCGCAGTTGCCCGAGCGGGAACGCACCGTCCTGTTGCTCCGGTTCTTCGAGTCGCTCACCCAGACTCAGATCGCCGAGCGCGTCGGCATCTCACAGATGCACGTCTCGCGCCTGCTCGCGAAGTCGCTAACTCGGCTCCGGGACCAGTTGGAGTAG